A stretch of Microtus pennsylvanicus isolate mMicPen1 chromosome 5, mMicPen1.hap1, whole genome shotgun sequence DNA encodes these proteins:
- the LOC142851002 gene encoding olfactory receptor 13G1-like yields the protein MMNGTLVTEFLILGFSEMPHLQVPLFLSFLCLYMAAVSGNLLIMVTISASPSLHTPMYFFLVNLAMVDILCTSTILPKLLDSMVGQRTISYGGCMTQLFFFTWSLGAELLLFSAMAYDRFVAICCPLHYSAWMGPRVCVFLAGLVWTISLTNTSVNSSLVLRLPFCSSNVIEHFFCEIPPLLKLSCAPTQLNEAMAFAADVFLAVGNFSVIILSYGCIVASILKIRSAEGKQRAFSTCSAHLIVVSMYYSTVIYTYIRPSSSYSLNKDKVVSVIYTSVAPTLNPLIYTLRNKDVKVALRRLLSCC from the coding sequence ATGATGAATGGGACACTGGTCACCGAGTTCCTCATCCTGGGATTCTCAGAGATGCCTCATCTTCAGGTACCACTTTTCCTCAGCTTCCTTTGTCTCTACATGGCTGCAGTCTCAGGAAACCTGCTCATTATGGTGACAATCAGTGCCAGCCCATCCCTacacacccccatgtacttcttcctggtCAACCTGGCTATGGTGGACATCCTCTGCACCTCTACGATCCTACCCAAGCTACTGGACAGCATGGTTGGGCAGAGGACCATCTCTTATGGGGGCTGCATGACCCAGCTCTTCTTCTTCACATGGTCACTAGGGGCAGAGCTTCTGCTCTTCTCAGCGATGGCTTATGACCGCTTTGTGGCCATCTGCTGCCCCTTGCACTATAGTGCCTGGATGGGCCCTagggtgtgtgtgttcctggctgGACTTGTCTGGACCATCAGCCTGACTAACACTAGTGTGAACTCAAGCCTGGTGCTGCGTCTACCCTTCTGCAGCTCCAATGTGATAGAGCACTTCTTCTGTGAGATTCCCCCACTGCTGAAGCTCTCCTGTGCTCCAACACAACTGAACGAAGCCATGGCCTTTGCTGCAGATGTATTTCTGGCTGTAGGGAACTTCTCTGTGATCATCCTCTCCTATGGCTGTATTGTGGCCAGCATCCTGAAGATTCGCTCTGCTGAGGGCAAGCAGCGTGCCTTTTCCACCTGCTCTGCCCACCTCATCGTGGTGAGCATGTACTACTCCACCGTCATCTACACGTACATCCGCCCTTCCTCCAGCTACTCACTGAACAAGGACAAGGTGGTGTCTGTCATCTACACCTCTGTGGCACCCACCTTGAACCCCCTCATCTACACTCTGAGGAACAAGGATGTCAAAGTTGCCCTTAGGAGACTTCTGTCCTGCTGCTGA